The following DNA comes from Micromonospora chokoriensis.
GGCCAGGCGTTCAGCGCCGTCCACCAGGCCGCCGTGCGGACCGCCGCCGAGCAGGCCGTCATGCGTGCCAACACCGCCGACATCTTCATCCACCTGAGCCGCCGTGAACAACGACTCGTCGATGCCGTCCTGGCCCAGGTCGACCTGGTCGAACGGGACGAGACCGACCCCGACCGGCTCCACCAGCTGTACACGCTGGACAACCTGGCGACCCGGATGGGGCGGATCAACGCCAGCCTGCTGGTGCTCGGCGGCGTCGGCGTCGGCCGCGTCCGCCAGCGCGACGTCCCCCTGCAACAGGTGCTCCAGGCGGCGCTGTCCCAGATCGAGCACTACGCGCGGATCCGGCTCGGCATGATCGACGGGGACGTCGCCGTGGCGGCGAAGACCGTCGACGAGGTCGTGCACCTGCTCGCCGAACTCATGGACAACGCGACGACGTACGCACCGCCGGGCAGTGAGACCTGGGTGAGCGGCCGGAGCCTGGGCGACCGCGTCATCATCCAGATCAGCGACGAGGGCGTCGGGTTGTCGCCCCAGCGGATGCAGCAGCTCAACGAGCTGTTGGCCCGCCCACCCGCCATCGACGTGGCCGCCGTACGGGCGATGGGGCTGGTCGTCGTCGGTCAGCTCGCCCAACGCCTGGGCGCCACCGTCCAACTGCGACGCGGCCCCCGACGCGGCACCCTCGCCGAGGCGACGCTTCCCGCGGCGATCATCCGGTCGCTGCCGCCGGAGGAATACCTGCTCGCCCCCGGACGGCTGTCCCGCCGGGCGGCCCGCACGACCAGCGCCCCACCGCCGTACCCGCCGCGCCCCGAGCCGACCGCCGGGCACCCACCGGCCGAGCGGACCCTGCCCACGGCCACGGTGTTCCGAGCGTCACCCCCGCCCCCGGACCGGGGTGACGCGCCCACCGAGGAACTCCTCATCTTCGAGCAGGTCAACCACTGGTTCCAGAGCGACGTCGTCGACGGCCACGAGACCCGGGAATGGTCCAGTCCCGCCGACGACGCCTGGCGCACCGCCGCCCGGGCGACCACCCCCGACGTCAGCACGACCACCACCTCCGGCCTGCCCAAACGGCAGCCGCAGCGGCACCTCGTTCCCGGTGGCGTGACCGTCCCCCAGCAGCAGCAGAGATCCGAGTACCGCGACCCGGCCCAGGTGGCGACGGCGATGGCCGCGTACGCGCGGGGTGTGGCGAACCGACGGCGCACCCCGATCAACCTCGGCAACCCATGACGCGACAGGAGAGCACGTGAGCGACCAACAGGATCTCGGCTGGCTGCTGGACAACTTCGCGGCACGTGCCAGCGAGGTCAGCCATGCGATCGCCATCTCCAGTGACGGCCTGATGGTGGCCGCCACCCGTGACCTGCCGCCGGACCGGGCCGACCAGTTGGCCGCGACGGGTAGCGGGCTCGTCAGCCTGCTGCGCGGAGCGGCGGCCTTCTTCGACGCCGGCGCGGTGATCTCCAACGTCACGCAGCTCGAGGGCGGATTCATGTTCTCGATGGCCTTCAACGACGGCGCCTCGCTGCTGGTGCTCGCCGCGCCCGAGTGCGACGTCGGCAAGGTCTCCTACGAGATGACCGAGCTGGCCAACCGCATCGGCGACGCCCTCACCCCCGCGGCCCGGGCGGCACTCGCCCGCAGCCGCTGACAACCCCGGCGCCCCCACGCCGGAGACCCCTCCCTTCCTCTGGAGAAAGACATGCCTCTCACCACCCCTGGGCGCAGCCGTGCCCTCACCGCCGCACTGCTCGCGGTCGTCCTGACCGGCAGCGCGGCCTGCGGTGACGACGCGCCGGGCACGAGCGCCGGCGGTTCGATAAAGATCGGCCTGCTCGCGTCCCTGTCCGGGACGTACCAGGCCGTCGGTACGGAGATCCGCGACGGTTTCCAGCTCTACCTCGACACCCACGACGGCAAGCTCGGCGGCCGACAGGTCGACCTGGTCGTCGCGGACGAGGGCAACGGGGCCCAGACCGCCGTCCCGGCGGCCACCAAGCTCCTCAAGCAGGACCGGGTGTCGGTGCTCACCGGCATCGTCGGCGGCGGCTCGGTCGCCGGGGTCGTCCCGCTGCTGGAGGAGACCAAGGTGCCTCTCGTCGGCTCC
Coding sequences within:
- a CDS encoding sensor histidine kinase translates to MRLIVAAPLVAVIGFAGLALTESARQTARASDLRILAQVGAEAGDLAYRLQRERIAAADLLTYGAPEQQDAFSAEMTATDDAVSRYRAHRERLSADTDANRDLLRRIDAALDGLAPLRTQVRTATHASVSAMTFSYRIAIADLINFREAVSHGVVDAQLADGIRASAALSKTAEAIGQQQVAVLRTVAGGELTPAMQQDITAARTSYTESSLSFLALAPPEWSSWWEQAGTGKEALALQRMQDEVSRAQPGSRLQLETPSWVSTTQTRAARLADLRARVDAAVRDDVRAAHADQRRRAVAEAVGVLLALVLTALVTWVVARQITRRLRRLRDAANAVAFEQLPAVVAQLQLPGSAAVDPDKLARQQSSAALEPSSDDEIGELGQAFSAVHQAAVRTAAEQAVMRANTADIFIHLSRREQRLVDAVLAQVDLVERDETDPDRLHQLYTLDNLATRMGRINASLLVLGGVGVGRVRQRDVPLQQVLQAALSQIEHYARIRLGMIDGDVAVAAKTVDEVVHLLAELMDNATTYAPPGSETWVSGRSLGDRVIIQISDEGVGLSPQRMQQLNELLARPPAIDVAAVRAMGLVVVGQLAQRLGATVQLRRGPRRGTLAEATLPAAIIRSLPPEEYLLAPGRLSRRAARTTSAPPPYPPRPEPTAGHPPAERTLPTATVFRASPPPPDRGDAPTEELLIFEQVNHWFQSDVVDGHETREWSSPADDAWRTAARATTPDVSTTTTSGLPKRQPQRHLVPGGVTVPQQQQRSEYRDPAQVATAMAAYARGVANRRRTPINLGNP
- a CDS encoding roadblock/LC7 domain-containing protein; the encoded protein is MSDQQDLGWLLDNFAARASEVSHAIAISSDGLMVAATRDLPPDRADQLAATGSGLVSLLRGAAAFFDAGAVISNVTQLEGGFMFSMAFNDGASLLVLAAPECDVGKVSYEMTELANRIGDALTPAARAALARSR